TTCACTCAATGATTAAAGGTAAAACAGTAGCTGTAAATGGGTTTATGAATCAATTATTGGTTAATACCATGCGATTGTTCCGAAGAGACACAAGGAAAGAGTATTTGAAGGATACTTCCTCAAATGTCACAGTGTGAGTATTTTTTATACCTAAATCAAACTTGCTTGAAGATATAATCTACTCTAAATGTCATTTTAATGCTAAACCTACAGCCAATAACTTAAAACTCGTTACCTTTGCCGCCGATGTCAACAGTTTCAGGAATAACTACATATAATAATTACGGCGCTTGGTTACGGGAAAAATATAACGGGCAACGTGTTTTCAAGGTGATTGTGGATGGTGGGTTTACTTGTCCTAACAGAGATGGAAGTAAAGGATATGGTGGTTGTACCTATTGCAATGTTGACTCTTTTACTCCTGAAATTACCCGGTCCTTACCCGAAATGCGCGACCAGCTCGCCATAGGTATGGAACGAGCTCGCCAAATGTACAAAGCCGATAAATTCATTGTTTATTTTCAGCCTAATACTAATACATATGCACCAGCGCATTACCTGAAGATGCTGTATGATGAAGCGTTGTCTGTTAATACCGAAGATATTGTTGGTCTTTCGGTAGGTACGCGAGCTGATTGTATTGATGCTGAGAAAATTGCCTTGTTAGAAAGTTATACTAATAATTTTGATGTTGACCTGGAAATGGGCATGGAGTCAATTTATGAAGATACTTTGGCTCAATTGAATAGAGGTTGTTCTCACACTGAACTGGTAAACATTTTAAACATGCTTACCAACACCAAACTGGATATTTGCGTGCATTCTATTTTCGGGCTTCCAGGAGAAACCAAGGAAATGATGTTGGCCTATGCCAATGAAATTAACCGTTTCCCTCAGATTAATTTTGTAAAACTGCACCATCTGTACATTGTTGAAGGCTCAATTATGGGTGTAAAGTATAAGCGCGATCCATTTAAGCTTTTTTCAATGGAAGAGTATGCTGAGTTTCTTTGTGAGTTGATTCCTCGTTTGCGCCCCGATATTGTTATTCAGCGTTTATTCGGGATATCTGACAAGCAGTTTCTAATTGCACCTAATTGGGGGCTACCGAAGTCAGGTATTCAGTCGTATTTTGAGAATTATCTAGAGAAAAAGGGAGTCGTACAAGGAAGTCTGTATAATGGTTTGTAGTGTCATTAAAAAAAACGGCAGCAATTTCTTGCTACCGTTCTGCTTTAATTGACTATTTAATTTATACTGACTGTAATTCTCGATTAAACAATTGCTGTAACTGCTTCTCTGCAGTTTTCAGCCCTTCTTCAAACTTTCCACTAATTTTATATTCCGACAACATTCCGGCTAAGCTCCTATAATAAGCGATGCCGTTTTCAAGATTAGTTCTAAATTCAATAAGATATTTCTCTTTC
Above is a window of Solitalea lacus DNA encoding:
- a CDS encoding TIGR01212 family radical SAM protein (This family includes YhcC from E. coli K-12, an uncharacterized radical SAM protein.), producing MSTVSGITTYNNYGAWLREKYNGQRVFKVIVDGGFTCPNRDGSKGYGGCTYCNVDSFTPEITRSLPEMRDQLAIGMERARQMYKADKFIVYFQPNTNTYAPAHYLKMLYDEALSVNTEDIVGLSVGTRADCIDAEKIALLESYTNNFDVDLEMGMESIYEDTLAQLNRGCSHTELVNILNMLTNTKLDICVHSIFGLPGETKEMMLAYANEINRFPQINFVKLHHLYIVEGSIMGVKYKRDPFKLFSMEEYAEFLCELIPRLRPDIVIQRLFGISDKQFLIAPNWGLPKSGIQSYFENYLEKKGVVQGSLYNGL